The following proteins are co-located in the Helicobacter acinonychis genome:
- the flhF gene encoding flagellar biosynthesis protein FlhF — protein sequence MKFYTYSGETAAEALKIAQSHHGVDTLVFKTQEIRKKTLTSSGLYEIVVAVEEEENKPPKAPLIPESLYDEELSEEDVVMQLSSTVEEMRKLAGVSSSQHHYTFSKNKTLLEKDAPLEDTPLEISKQDALLQALKDEADYKKEKKEKEIKQEEEIKDINLQLSKIRDSLKLIQNMFWDEKNPNSVNIPQEFAEIYKLAKQSGMKSSHLDEIMQLSLELMPLRMRENSITIKRYFREVLRKMILCRPEDLNLRQKRILMLVGPTGVGKTTTLAKLAARYSRMLTKKYKVGIITLDNYRIGALEQLSWYANKMKMSIEAVIDAKDFAKEIEALEYCDFILVDTTGHSQYDKEKIAGLKKFIDGGYNIDVSLVLSVTTKYEDMKDIYDSFGVLGIDTLIFTKLDESRGLGNLFSLVHESQKPISYLSIGQEVPMDLKVATNEYLVDCMLDGFNNPNKEQA from the coding sequence GTGAAATTCTATACCTATAGTGGGGAGACGGCAGCTGAGGCTTTAAAGATCGCTCAAAGCCACCATGGGGTAGATACGCTAGTGTTTAAAACTCAAGAAATCCGTAAAAAAACGCTCACTTCTTCTGGGCTTTATGAAATCGTTGTGGCGGTTGAAGAAGAAGAAAACAAACCCCCTAAAGCCCCCCTTATTCCAGAGAGTTTGTATGATGAAGAATTGAGTGAAGAAGATGTGGTGATGCAGCTTTCAAGCACTGTGGAAGAAATGCGCAAACTCGCCGGAGTTTCATCCAGTCAGCACCATTATACTTTTTCAAAAAATAAGACTCTTTTAGAAAAAGATGCCCCATTAGAAGACACGCCCTTAGAGATTAGTAAGCAAGACGCTTTATTGCAAGCCTTAAAAGATGAAGCCGATTATAAAAAAGAAAAAAAAGAAAAAGAAATTAAACAAGAAGAAGAAATTAAAGATATTAATCTGCAATTAAGCAAAATTAGAGACAGCCTGAAACTCATTCAAAACATGTTTTGGGATGAGAAAAACCCAAATTCCGTCAATATCCCTCAAGAATTTGCCGAAATTTACAAACTAGCCAAACAAAGTGGGATGAAATCCAGCCATTTAGATGAAATCATGCAATTAAGTTTGGAATTAATGCCTTTACGCATGAGAGAAAATTCCATCACTATCAAGCGCTATTTTAGAGAAGTGTTGCGTAAAATGATCTTGTGCCGCCCTGAAGATTTGAATTTAAGGCAAAAACGCATTTTAATGCTTGTAGGACCCACAGGCGTGGGGAAAACAACGACTTTAGCCAAACTAGCCGCACGCTATTCTAGAATGCTGACTAAAAAATACAAGGTGGGCATTATCACTTTGGATAATTATCGCATCGGGGCTTTGGAGCAATTGAGTTGGTATGCTAATAAAATGAAAATGAGTATAGAAGCGGTGATTGACGCTAAAGATTTTGCTAAAGAAATTGAAGCTTTGGAATATTGCGATTTTATTTTGGTGGATACGACAGGGCATTCGCAATACGATAAAGAAAAGATTGCTGGGTTGAAAAAATTTATAGATGGGGGTTATAATATTGATGTGTCTTTAGTACTTTCTGTGACCACTAAATACGAAGACATGAAAGATATTTATGATTCTTTTGGGGTGTTGGGGATTGATACTTTAATCTTTACTAAATTAGATGAGAGTAGGGGGTTAGGGAATTTGTTTTCTTTAGTGCATGAGAGTCAAAAGCCTATCAGTTATCTTTCTATTGGGCAAGAAGTACCTATGGATTTGAAAGTGGCTACTAATGAATATTTAGTGGATTGCATGCTAGATGGTTTTAATAACCCCAATAAGGAACAAGCATGA
- a CDS encoding DnaJ family protein translates to MSKSLYQTLNVSENASQDEIKKSYRRLARQYHPDLNKTKEAEEKFKEINAAYEILSDEEKRRQYDQFGDNMFGGQNFSDFARSRGTSEDLDDILSSIFERGGFSRFSQHSQGFSGFNFSNFSPENLDITTTLNVSVLDTLLGNKKQVSMNNESFSLKIPIGVEEGEKIRVRNKGKMGRMGRGDLLLQIHIEEDEIYKREKDDIIQIFDLPLKTALFGGKIEIATWHKTLTLTIPPNTKAMQKFRIKDKGIKNRKTSHVGDLYLQARLILPKVEALSNELKALLEKEL, encoded by the coding sequence ATGAGTAAGAGTTTATACCAAACTTTAAATGTGAGCGAAAACGCTAGCCAAGATGAAATCAAAAAATCCTACCGCCGTTTAGCTAGACAATACCACCCAGATTTGAACAAGACTAAAGAAGCTGAAGAAAAATTCAAAGAAATCAACGCCGCTTATGAAATTTTGAGCGATGAAGAAAAACGCCGCCAATACGATCAATTTGGCGATAACATGTTTGGTGGGCAAAATTTCAGCGATTTTGCTAGAAGCCGTGGCACTAGTGAAGATTTAGACGATATTTTAAGCTCTATTTTTGAGAGAGGGGGCTTTTCAAGGTTTTCCCAACATTCCCAAGGCTTTTCTGGCTTTAATTTTTCCAATTTCTCTCCTGAAAATTTAGACATCACTACCACTTTAAATGTCTCTGTTTTAGACACCCTTTTAGGCAATAAAAAACAAGTGAGTATGAATAATGAGAGTTTTAGCCTTAAAATCCCTATCGGCGTGGAAGAGGGCGAAAAGATTAGGGTTCGTAATAAAGGGAAAATGGGGCGAATGGGAAGGGGCGATTTGCTCTTGCAAATCCATATTGAAGAAGATGAAATTTATAAGCGTGAAAAAGATGATATTATCCAAATCTTTGATTTGCCCTTAAAAACGGCTCTTTTTGGGGGTAAAATTGAAATCGCTACCTGGCATAAAACTTTAACTTTAACCATTCCCCCTAACACCAAAGCCATGCAAAAATTCCGTATTAAAGACAAAGGGATCAAAAATAGAAAAACTTCGCATGTGGGGGATTTGTATTTGCAAGCTCGTTTGATCTTGCCTAAAGTTGAAGCACTTTCTAATGAGTTGAAGGCGTTACTGGAAAAAGAATTGTAA
- a CDS encoding heat shock protein transcriptional repressor HspR, giving the protein MYDYDEPLYLISVVAKILGVHPQTLRQYEKEGLIEPSRTDGKMRLYSQRDMDKIKTILRLTRDMGVNLAGVDIILRLKEKLDELDNLNKELQDALHKHSKNNKTPTKNLSTPTNFYELILFKK; this is encoded by the coding sequence ATGTATGATTATGATGAACCGCTTTATTTGATCAGCGTTGTGGCTAAAATTTTAGGCGTGCACCCGCAAACCTTACGCCAGTATGAAAAAGAAGGTTTGATAGAGCCAAGCAGGACTGATGGGAAAATGCGTTTGTATTCTCAGCGAGACATGGATAAAATCAAAACGATTTTACGCCTTACAAGGGATATGGGGGTTAATTTAGCGGGCGTGGATATTATTTTGCGCTTAAAAGAAAAGCTTGATGAATTGGACAATCTCAATAAAGAATTGCAAGACGCTCTCCATAAACACTCTAAAAACAACAAAACCCCAACGAAAAATTTAAGCACCCCCACTAATTTTTATGAATTGATTCTATTTAAAAAATGA
- a CDS encoding RNA polymerase sigma factor FliA, translated as MILTMENRMPQEIQQTEPSEKSEKNKEKVLNAYDKQQHHHQDALAIQYLPAVRAMAFRLKEHLPGSIDFNDLVSIGTEELIKLARRYESALNDSFWGYAKTRVNGAMLDYLRSLDVVSRSSRKLIKSIDFETTKYLNEHGKEPSDEYLAQALGENIEKIREAKTASDIYALVPIDEQFNAIEQDEITKKIEVEELLEHVQKVLNQMSEREQMLIQLYYFEELNLSEIKEILGITESRISQIIKEAIKKVRQSLGASHG; from the coding sequence ATGATTTTGACGATGGAAAATAGAATGCCCCAAGAAATCCAACAAACTGAACCAAGTGAAAAAAGCGAAAAAAACAAAGAAAAGGTTTTGAACGCTTATGACAAGCAACAACACCACCATCAAGACGCACTCGCTATCCAGTATTTACCGGCGGTACGCGCGATGGCGTTTCGCTTAAAGGAGCACTTGCCTGGATCTATTGATTTTAACGACCTTGTTTCTATCGGCACTGAAGAATTGATCAAACTAGCTAGGCGTTATGAGAGTGCATTGAATGACTCTTTTTGGGGGTATGCGAAAACTCGTGTCAATGGGGCGATGCTAGATTATTTGCGCTCTTTAGATGTGGTTTCTCGCTCTAGTAGGAAACTCATTAAAAGCATTGATTTTGAAACGACCAAATACCTTAATGAGCATGGGAAAGAGCCTAGCGATGAGTATTTAGCACAGGCTTTAGGCGAGAATATTGAAAAGATTAGAGAAGCCAAGACCGCTTCAGATATTTATGCGTTAGTGCCCATAGATGAGCAATTCAATGCGATTGAACAAGATGAAATCACTAAAAAGATTGAAGTAGAAGAATTATTAGAGCATGTCCAAAAAGTGTTGAATCAAATGAGCGAGAGGGAGCAAATGCTTATCCAGCTTTATTACTTTGAAGAGTTGAATTTGAGCGAGATTAAAGAGATTTTAGGCATTACCGAATCGCGCATTTCTCAAATCATCAAAGAAGCGATTAAAAAGGTGCGTCAATCTTTAGGAGCTAGTCATGGCTGA
- the fur gene encoding ferric iron uptake transcriptional regulator, with protein MKRLETLESILERLRISIKKNGLKNSKQREEVVSVLYRSGTHLNPEEITHCIRQKDKNTSISSVYRILNFLEKENFICVLETSKSGRRYEIAAKEHHDHIICLHCGKIIEFADPEIENRQNEVAKKYQAKLISHDMKLFVWCEECQEKKD; from the coding sequence ATGAAAAGATTAGAAACTTTAGAATCTATTTTAGAACGCTTGAGGATATCTATCAAAAAAAATGGGTTGAAAAATTCAAAGCAAAGAGAAGAGGTGGTGAGCGTTTTGTATCGTAGCGGCACGCATTTAAACCCTGAAGAAATCACGCATTGCATCCGCCAAAAAGACAAAAACACTAGTATTTCTTCAGTGTATCGCATTTTAAATTTTTTAGAAAAAGAAAATTTTATCTGCGTTTTAGAGACTTCAAAAAGCGGTCGTCGTTATGAAATTGCGGCTAAAGAACACCACGATCACATCATTTGTTTGCATTGCGGTAAGATCATTGAATTTGCAGACCCTGAAATTGAAAACCGCCAAAATGAAGTCGCTAAAAAATACCAAGCCAAGCTGATTAGCCATGACATGAAATTGTTTGTGTGGTGTGAAGAATGCCAAGAGAAAAAAGATTAA
- the fliY gene encoding flagellar motor switch protein FliY codes for MQDFIKIFIQEVVSTLEGLVGKTPSVGLEKEVSNNEEASLISTPYARVMISAIDKGESHIELLAPVGLVTTLSDLMLGGEGASKEEMDNDDLDAFKEMASNIFGAIATSLKSQELLPKLNFTTTNAEIAKELPKKEDYAKAVVFSFKMEALKESQMILLVTTDFINQFETKKEHNEEGTKVVREDKIQDASLENIEIRNISMLLDVKLNVKVRIGQKKMILKDVVSMDIGSVVELDQLVNDPLEILVDDKVIAKGEVVIVDGNFGIQITDIGTKKERLEQLKN; via the coding sequence ATGCAAGATTTTATTAAGATTTTTATTCAAGAGGTTGTCTCTACTTTAGAAGGGTTAGTGGGTAAGACTCCAAGCGTGGGGTTAGAAAAAGAGGTTTCTAATAACGAAGAAGCGAGTTTGATCAGCACACCTTATGCAAGGGTAATGATTAGTGCAATTGATAAAGGCGAGAGCCACATTGAATTACTAGCTCCTGTGGGCTTGGTTACTACTTTAAGCGATTTGATGCTAGGAGGTGAGGGGGCTAGTAAGGAAGAAATGGATAATGACGATTTGGACGCATTCAAGGAAATGGCTTCTAATATTTTTGGAGCGATCGCTACCAGTTTGAAGTCTCAAGAATTGCTCCCTAAACTTAATTTTACCACCACAAACGCCGAAATCGCTAAAGAACTTCCTAAAAAAGAAGATTACGCTAAAGCGGTGGTGTTTTCTTTTAAAATGGAAGCCCTAAAAGAAAGTCAAATGATTTTATTGGTTACGACAGACTTTATTAACCAATTTGAAACTAAAAAAGAGCATAATGAAGAAGGCACAAAGGTTGTTAGAGAGGATAAGATACAAGATGCGTCTTTAGAAAATATAGAAATCCGCAATATCAGCATGCTTTTAGATGTGAAATTGAATGTTAAAGTGCGTATCGGTCAAAAAAAGATGATCTTAAAAGATGTGGTCTCTATGGATATAGGGAGCGTGGTGGAATTGGATCAATTGGTGAATGACCCTTTGGAAATTCTCGTAGATGACAAGGTGATTGCTAAAGGCGAAGTGGTGATCGTAGATGGGAATTTTGGCATTCAAATCACAGATATTGGGACTAAAAAGGAACGATTAGAGCAACTGAAAAATTAA
- the aroQ gene encoding type II 3-dehydroquinate dehydratase, which translates to MKILVIQGPNLNMLGHRDPRLYGMVTLDQIHEIMQTFVKQSNLDVELEFFQTNFEGEIIDKIQESVGSDYEGIIINPGAFSHTSIAIADAIMLAGKPVIEVHLTNIQAREEFRKNSYTGAACGGVIMGFGPLGYNMALMAMVNILAEMKAFQEAQQNNPNNSINNINN; encoded by the coding sequence ATGAAAATTTTAGTGATTCAAGGGCCTAATTTAAACATGTTAGGACACAGAGACCCAAGACTTTATGGCATGGTCACTTTAGATCAAATCCATGAAATCATGCAAACTTTCGTGAAACAAAGCAATTTGGATGTGGAATTAGAGTTTTTTCAAACCAATTTTGAGGGCGAAATCATTGATAAGATCCAAGAGAGTGTGGGCAGCGATTATGAAGGGATTATCATTAATCCAGGAGCGTTTTCGCACACTTCTATTGCGATTGCAGACGCGATCATGTTAGCGGGCAAACCTGTCATTGAAGTGCATTTGACTAACATTCAAGCTAGAGAAGAATTTAGGAAAAATTCTTACACCGGTGCGGCTTGTGGAGGCGTGATCATGGGATTTGGTCCACTTGGTTACAACATGGCTTTAATGGCGATGGTGAATATTCTAGCCGAGATGAAAGCTTTCCAAGAAGCCCAACAAAACAACCCCAATAACTCGATCAACAATATCAATAACTAA
- a CDS encoding aminopeptidase, protein MKGLERGSHFTLNENAMFFECAYSCDNALFLQLNDRSFFITDSRYTQEARESIQPKNGVLAEVIESSDLVQSAIDLIIKSSVKKLFFDPNQVNLQTYKRLDSAIGAKVSLEGVPSYHRQKRIIKNEHEIQLLKKSQALNVEAFENFAEYVKNIFDEKESLSERYLQHKVKDFLTREGVYDLSFEPILALNANASKPHALPSAKDFLKAEHSILLDMGIKYERYCSDRTRTAFFDPKDFVFKREQSFKDKERQKIYDIVKETQEKAIAGIRAGMTGKEADSLARGVISEYGYGQYFTHSTGHGIGLDIHELPYISSHSETILEEGMVFSVEPGIYIPGFFGVRIEDLVVIKNSRAELL, encoded by the coding sequence ATGAAAGGATTAGAAAGAGGATCGCATTTCACGCTCAATGAAAATGCGATGTTTTTTGAGTGTGCTTATAGTTGCGATAATGCTTTGTTTTTGCAATTAAACGATCGCTCGTTTTTTATCACTGATTCTCGCTACACTCAAGAGGCTAGAGAAAGTATTCAGCCTAAAAATGGCGTTTTAGCGGAAGTAATAGAGTCTAGTGATTTAGTGCAAAGTGCGATTGATTTGATTATAAAAAGCTCTGTTAAAAAGCTCTTTTTTGACCCTAATCAGGTGAATTTACAAACCTATAAGCGTTTGGATTCAGCGATTGGTGCTAAAGTGAGTTTAGAGGGCGTGCCCAGTTACCACCGTCAAAAACGCATCATTAAAAATGAGCATGAGATCCAACTTCTCAAAAAATCTCAAGCCTTGAATGTTGAAGCTTTTGAAAATTTTGCCGAGTATGTGAAGAATATTTTTGATGAAAAAGAGTCCTTGAGCGAGCGGTATTTGCAGCATAAGGTTAAAGACTTTTTGACTAGAGAAGGGGTTTATGATTTGAGTTTTGAACCTATCTTAGCCTTGAATGCGAATGCGAGCAAACCCCATGCCTTGCCTAGTGCTAAGGATTTTTTAAAAGCGGAGCATAGCATTCTTTTGGATATGGGGATCAAATACGAGCGTTATTGCTCTGATAGGACCCGCACGGCTTTTTTTGACCCAAAAGACTTTGTGTTTAAAAGAGAGCAAAGTTTTAAGGATAAAGAGCGTCAAAAGATTTATGATATTGTCAAAGAAACGCAAGAAAAGGCTATTGCAGGCATTAGAGCGGGCATGACCGGTAAAGAAGCGGACAGCTTGGCTAGGGGAGTGATTAGTGAGTATGGCTATGGGCAATATTTCACTCACAGCACTGGGCATGGCATTGGTTTAGACATTCATGAGCTCCCTTATATTTCATCGCACAGTGAAACCATTTTAGAAGAAGGCATGGTGTTTTCTGTGGAGCCTGGGATTTATATCCCTGGATTTTTTGGGGTGCGCATTGAAGATTTAGTCGTGATTAAAAATTCTAGGGCTGAGCTTTTGTGA
- the folK gene encoding 2-amino-4-hydroxy-6-hydroxymethyldihydropteridine diphosphokinase: protein MQEILTSHFFPSLFKRRLDFSNRVVLGLGSNIKNPLKILKNCFLYFKNHSKIGKIFSSPIYVNPPFGYVKQPDFYNATIILRTCLDLREFFALVFYIERRFGRARKRDFKNAPRTLDIDIIAFNQVILRQNDLTLPHPKWNERDSVLVPLTLQQMLFKKGEW from the coding sequence ATGCAAGAGATCCTTACTAGCCACTTTTTCCCTAGCCTTTTTAAAAGAAGACTTGATTTTTCTAACAGAGTGGTTTTAGGGTTGGGATCTAATATTAAAAATCCTTTAAAAATATTAAAAAATTGTTTTTTATATTTTAAAAATCATAGTAAAATTGGAAAGATTTTTTCCTCGCCCATTTATGTGAATCCGCCCTTTGGCTATGTTAAGCAACCTGATTTTTATAACGCTACGATTATCCTTAGGACATGTTTAGATTTACGAGAGTTTTTTGCTTTGGTTTTTTATATAGAGAGGCGTTTTGGTCGTGCAAGGAAGCGCGATTTTAAAAACGCTCCAAGAACTTTAGATATTGATATTATCGCTTTCAATCAAGTCATTTTAAGACAAAATGATTTGACTTTACCTCATCCTAAATGGAATGAAAGGGATTCGGTGTTAGTGCCTTTAACTTTGCAACAAATGCTTTTTAAAAAAGGGGAGTGGTGA
- a CDS encoding DUF2147 domain-containing protein: MITTSVILILIFLCGFLGAVELPGVYQTQPFLSIKSSFVEFFEHDGKFYAYGISNADGSSAKKDEYNPNPQLRDRSDKGVVFLSGLTKKGERLYKGGKVYNFYDGRTYYVKVTQNPNGDLEFTPSYDKWGYVGKTFTWKRLSNEEIKNLKLKRYNLNKVLKTLQNSPS; the protein is encoded by the coding sequence ATGATCACAACAAGCGTTATTTTAATATTGATTTTTTTGTGTGGTTTTTTAGGGGCTGTGGAATTGCCTGGCGTGTATCAAACCCAACCTTTTTTGTCCATAAAAAGCTCTTTTGTGGAGTTTTTTGAGCATGATGGGAAGTTTTACGCTTATGGTATTTCTAATGCAGATGGCTCTAGCGCTAAAAAAGATGAGTATAACCCTAACCCGCAATTAAGGGATCGCAGTGATAAAGGCGTGGTGTTTTTAAGCGGTTTGACTAAAAAAGGGGAAAGGCTTTACAAGGGCGGTAAGGTGTATAATTTTTATGACGGCAGAACTTACTATGTGAAAGTCACTCAAAATCCCAATGGGGATTTAGAATTTACCCCAAGCTATGACAAATGGGGGTATGTGGGCAAGACTTTCACTTGGAAACGCCTGAGTAATGAAGAAATCAAAAACCTAAAACTCAAGCGTTACAATTTGAATAAAGTCCTTAAGACCCTTCAGAATAGCCCTAGCTAG
- a CDS encoding replication-associated recombination protein A: protein MSLTSLLNPKRLEDFLGQEHLIGKDTPLFKALQSKHFPHAFFYGPPGVGKTSLAQIIAHSLERPILSFNATDFKLDDLRLKLKNYQHALLKPIVFIDETHRLNKTQQEFLLPIMEKDHALILGASTQDPNYSLSHAIRSRSFIFELTPLNESDLDKLCSKALTLLNKQIEPSAKTYLLNNSAGDARALLNLLDLSAKIEDPITLETLKSLRPHSLNDGSYSDDTHYNLTSALIKSLRGSDENASLYYLARLIAGGENPEFIARRLVIFASEDIGNANPNALNLAASCLFSVKQIGYPEARIILSQCVIYLACSPKSNTAYKAINQALECVQKGLLYPIPKHLLPDSKDYLYPHDYNGYVKQDYLEKPLNLVSSQGIGFEKTLLEWLHKIKNQS, encoded by the coding sequence ATGAGCTTGACTTCGCTTTTAAATCCCAAAAGATTAGAAGATTTTTTAGGCCAAGAGCATTTAATAGGAAAAGACACCCCCCTATTTAAAGCCTTACAATCCAAACATTTCCCCCATGCCTTTTTCTATGGCCCTCCGGGCGTGGGTAAAACAAGTTTGGCTCAAATCATCGCTCATTCGCTAGAACGCCCCATTCTTTCGTTTAATGCGACGGATTTCAAGCTTGATGATTTGCGCCTTAAGCTTAAAAATTACCAACACGCCCTTTTAAAACCCATTGTTTTTATTGATGAAACCCACAGATTGAACAAAACCCAACAAGAATTTTTACTCCCCATTATGGAAAAAGATCACGCTCTAATATTAGGGGCTAGCACGCAAGATCCTAATTACAGCCTAAGCCATGCGATCCGCTCAAGAAGTTTTATTTTTGAATTAACCCCCTTAAATGAAAGCGATTTAGACAAACTTTGCTCTAAAGCTTTAACACTATTAAACAAACAAATAGAACCTAGTGCTAAAACCTATCTTTTAAACAACAGCGCTGGCGATGCTAGAGCGTTATTAAATCTTTTAGATTTGAGTGCTAAAATAGAAGATCCCATCACTTTAGAAACGCTCAAATCCTTACGACCCCATAGCCTAAATGATGGTTCTTATAGTGATGATACGCATTATAATCTTACTAGCGCTTTAATCAAATCTTTAAGAGGGAGCGATGAAAACGCTTCATTATATTATCTAGCACGCTTGATTGCTGGTGGGGAAAATCCGGAATTTATCGCCAGAAGACTTGTGATTTTTGCCAGCGAAGATATTGGTAACGCCAACCCAAACGCCCTTAATTTAGCCGCTTCTTGCTTGTTTTCAGTCAAACAAATCGGCTACCCTGAAGCGCGCATCATTTTAAGCCAGTGTGTGATTTATTTGGCTTGTTCGCCTAAATCCAACACGGCTTATAAAGCAATCAATCAGGCTTTGGAATGCGTTCAAAAAGGCTTGCTCTACCCCATTCCTAAACACCTATTGCCTGATTCTAAAGATTACCTTTACCCACACGATTATAACGGCTATGTCAAACAAGACTATTTGGAAAAACCTCTAAATTTGGTTTCTTCTCAAGGCATAGGGTTTGAAAAAACCCTTTTAGAATGGCTCCATAAAATCAAAAACCAATCTTAA
- the ylxH gene encoding flagellum site-determining protein YlxH, translated as MNNQASRLDNFMNTKNPKSFFNNKGHTKFIAITSGKGGVGKSNISANLAYSLYKKGYKVGVFDADIGLANLDVIFGVKTHKNILHALKGEAKLQEIICEIEPGLCLIPGDSGEEILKYISGAEALDQFLDEDGVLSSLDYIVIDTGAGIGATTQAFLNASDCVVIITTPDPSAITDAYACIKINSKNKDELFLIANMVAQPKEGRATYERLLKVAKNNIASLELHYLGAIENSSLLKRYVRERKILRKIAPNDLFSQSIDQMASLLVSKLETGALEIPKEGLKSFFKRLLKYLG; from the coding sequence ATGAACAATCAAGCGAGCCGCTTAGATAATTTTATGAATACTAAAAACCCTAAAAGTTTTTTTAATAACAAAGGGCATACTAAATTCATCGCTATCACAAGCGGTAAGGGGGGTGTTGGGAAATCCAATATTAGTGCCAATTTAGCTTATTCTTTATACAAAAAAGGTTATAAGGTAGGGGTGTTTGATGCGGATATTGGTTTGGCGAATTTAGATGTCATCTTTGGGGTGAAAACCCATAAAAATATCTTGCATGCCCTAAAAGGTGAAGCCAAATTGCAAGAAATAATTTGTGAGATTGAACCTGGGCTTTGCTTAATTCCCGGAGATAGCGGTGAAGAGATTTTAAAATACATCAGCGGTGCGGAAGCTTTGGATCAATTTTTAGATGAAGATGGGGTTTTAAGCTCTTTAGATTATATTGTGATTGATACGGGTGCAGGGATTGGAGCCACGACACAAGCGTTTTTGAATGCGAGCGATTGCGTGGTGATTATCACTACACCAGATCCTTCAGCGATTACTGATGCGTATGCATGCATTAAAATCAACTCCAAAAATAAAGATGAATTGTTTCTTATTGCTAACATGGTAGCCCAACCCAAAGAAGGCAGGGCAACTTATGAAAGGTTGCTTAAGGTAGCTAAAAACAATATCGCTTCATTAGAATTGCACTACTTAGGGGCGATTGAAAACAGCTCCTTATTGAAACGCTATGTTAGAGAGCGAAAGATTTTAAGAAAAATAGCCCCTAATGATTTGTTTTCGCAATCCATTGACCAAATGGCGAGCCTTTTAGTTTCTAAACTAGAAACCGGTGCTTTAGAAATACCAAAAGAAGGGTTGAAAAGCTTTTTTAAAAGACTTTTAAAGTATTTGGGGTAG
- a CDS encoding YhcH/YjgK/YiaL family protein translates to MAIFGELSSLGHSFKKTQESEILRAYLHDVMQKDSKAYQRVLNLAPNTEFQVPLEHGMFSIEQSYCLEHVRESEKGFFESHRQYVDFQLVVKGIEGAKVVDIKKATMKTPYDGKKDLIVYEPVKEASFLHLNASMLAVFFESDVHALRFYGESFEKYRTEPIFKAVVKVPKELISFAL, encoded by the coding sequence ATGGCCATTTTTGGGGAATTAAGCTCGCTTGGGCATTCGTTTAAAAAAACGCAAGAATCAGAAATTTTGCGTGCGTATTTACACGATGTCATGCAAAAAGATAGCAAAGCTTATCAAAGGGTTTTAAATCTCGCTCCTAATACAGAATTTCAAGTGCCTTTAGAGCATGGTATGTTTAGCATAGAGCAGAGCTATTGCTTAGAGCATGTTAGAGAGAGCGAGAAAGGCTTTTTTGAAAGCCACCGGCAGTATGTGGATTTCCAATTGGTTGTTAAGGGTATTGAAGGGGCTAAAGTGGTAGATATAAAAAAGGCTACCATGAAAACCCCTTATGATGGAAAAAAGGATTTGATCGTTTATGAGCCGGTCAAAGAGGCTTCTTTTTTGCATTTGAATGCAAGCATGTTGGCTGTCTTTTTTGAAAGCGATGTGCATGCGTTGAGGTTTTATGGAGAGTCTTTTGAAAAGTATAGGACAGAGCCGATTTTTAAAGCGGTCGTTAAAGTGCCTAAAGAGCTCATCTCATTTGCACTATGA